In a single window of the bacterium (Candidatus Blackallbacteria) CG13_big_fil_rev_8_21_14_2_50_49_14 genome:
- a CDS encoding glycogen phosphorylase, which produces MPTTQFNPAHPNSQDLANELRESFVRNIHHTLAKDAYSAVRWDLFHATALSARERMVDQWLQTLQSYYHQDVKRVYYLSLEFLIGRSLSNTLLNLGLQTQMGQALQEIQLNLSEVEESEWDAGLGNGGLGRLAACYLDSMANTGIPGYGYGIRYEYGIFFQHIRNGYQVETPDNWLRYGNPWEFPRPEFLYPVHFYGRVREYHDDSGRLRHEWVDTESVMAMAYDTPVPGFENGVVNTMRLWSAKSTREFDLEYFNSGDYINAVAHKNESENISKVLYPNDNTLHGRELRLKQEYFFVCATLQDIFRRYLKAHEGFEAFPDKVAIQMNDTHPALTVAELMRLFVDKYHLPWEKAWDLTTRTLAYTNHTVMPEALEKWSVPMLERLLPRHLEIIYEINRRFLETVYLKAPDEPALLNQVSIIEEGLEKKVRMAHLAFVGSHRVNGVSALHSEILKNQIFKDFHSLDRKKLTNVTNGITQRRWLLQCNPELANLINRKQGKGWLRDLSQLKRLLKYETDQDFLQELREIKLHNKQRLSGYIQQRHTLDIDPTSLFDCQTKRLHEYKRQLLLILHMITLYARCKQDPAKITVPRTFIMSGKAAPGYYMAKLIIKLFNAVAERINRDPEMKGRLKAVFLANYSVSLAEKIIPAADLSEQISTAGMEASGTGNMKYALNGALTIGTLDGANVEMREEIGEENIFIFGLQTHEVNALRPHYRPWEAVESDPELHHCLQLIQQDTFSPNERGLFKPILESLLHTDPYFVLADYRAYVDCQGEVEALYQDQEAWSVKMLHNIARMGKFSSDRSVLEYAREIWGVAPLQPQES; this is translated from the coding sequence GACGCTTACTCCGCTGTGCGCTGGGATCTCTTTCACGCTACAGCTCTCAGCGCGCGCGAACGCATGGTCGATCAATGGCTGCAAACCTTGCAAAGTTATTACCACCAGGATGTCAAACGCGTCTATTATCTCTCGCTCGAATTCCTGATCGGGCGCTCACTCAGCAATACCCTGCTCAATCTGGGCCTGCAGACCCAAATGGGCCAAGCCCTTCAGGAAATCCAGTTGAATCTCAGTGAAGTTGAGGAATCAGAATGGGACGCTGGCCTGGGAAATGGCGGCTTGGGGCGTCTGGCAGCCTGTTACCTTGATTCAATGGCCAATACCGGCATTCCCGGCTATGGCTACGGCATTCGCTATGAATACGGCATTTTCTTTCAACATATTCGCAATGGCTATCAGGTCGAAACCCCTGACAACTGGCTGCGCTATGGCAATCCCTGGGAGTTTCCCCGCCCGGAATTTCTCTACCCCGTGCATTTTTACGGCCGGGTACGTGAATACCACGATGACTCTGGTCGTCTGCGCCATGAATGGGTCGATACAGAATCCGTCATGGCCATGGCCTATGACACGCCCGTTCCTGGCTTTGAAAATGGTGTTGTCAACACCATGCGCCTATGGTCTGCCAAGTCAACGCGTGAATTTGATCTTGAGTATTTCAACAGTGGCGATTATATCAACGCCGTGGCCCATAAAAACGAAAGTGAAAACATTTCCAAAGTTCTCTACCCCAACGACAATACCCTGCATGGCCGTGAATTGCGTCTGAAGCAAGAGTATTTCTTTGTTTGCGCTACTCTGCAAGATATTTTCCGGCGCTATCTCAAAGCCCATGAAGGTTTTGAGGCCTTTCCCGACAAAGTTGCCATTCAAATGAATGATACCCATCCCGCCCTCACCGTCGCTGAACTGATGCGTCTGTTCGTAGATAAATACCACCTGCCCTGGGAAAAAGCCTGGGATCTTACCACCCGCACCCTGGCCTATACCAACCACACAGTCATGCCTGAAGCCCTTGAAAAATGGTCTGTTCCCATGCTCGAACGCCTCTTGCCCCGCCATTTGGAAATCATTTACGAAATCAACCGGCGCTTTTTAGAAACGGTTTATCTCAAAGCCCCTGACGAACCCGCGCTGCTGAACCAGGTTTCAATTATTGAAGAAGGATTGGAAAAAAAGGTACGCATGGCCCATTTGGCCTTTGTGGGAAGCCACCGTGTCAATGGCGTTTCAGCCCTGCATTCCGAAATTCTGAAAAACCAAATTTTCAAAGATTTTCACAGCCTGGATCGCAAAAAACTGACCAATGTCACCAATGGCATCACCCAACGCCGCTGGCTGCTGCAATGCAATCCAGAATTGGCAAATCTGATCAATCGCAAACAGGGCAAGGGCTGGCTGCGCGATCTCAGCCAGCTCAAGCGACTCTTGAAATACGAAACCGATCAGGATTTTCTGCAGGAATTGCGTGAAATCAAGCTGCACAACAAACAAAGACTCTCTGGCTATATTCAGCAACGGCATACACTCGACATTGATCCCACCTCACTCTTTGATTGCCAAACCAAGCGTTTACACGAGTACAAACGCCAATTGTTGCTGATTCTGCATATGATTACGCTCTACGCACGCTGCAAACAAGACCCAGCCAAAATCACCGTTCCGCGCACGTTTATCATGAGCGGGAAAGCCGCGCCGGGCTATTATATGGCCAAGCTGATTATCAAACTCTTCAATGCTGTGGCAGAGCGGATAAACCGCGATCCAGAGATGAAAGGGCGACTCAAAGCTGTTTTTTTGGCCAATTACAGCGTCTCTCTGGCCGAAAAAATTATTCCTGCCGCAGATCTCAGTGAACAAATCTCGACAGCAGGTATGGAAGCCTCGGGCACAGGCAATATGAAATACGCCTTGAACGGGGCGCTCACGATCGGTACACTGGATGGCGCCAATGTCGAAATGCGTGAAGAAATAGGTGAAGAGAATATCTTTATCTTTGGCCTGCAAACCCATGAAGTCAATGCCTTACGCCCCCATTACCGTCCCTGGGAGGCCGTCGAAAGTGATCCTGAACTGCACCACTGCTTGCAGTTGATTCAGCAGGATACCTTCTCCCCCAATGAACGCGGCCTGTTTAAACCGATCTTGGAATCTCTGCTACACACAGACCCCTACTTCGTTCTGGCTGATTACCGGGCCTATGTCGACTGCCAAGGCGAAGTCGAAGCCCTCTATCAAGATCAGGAAGCCTGGTCTGTCAAAATGCTTCACAATATCGCTCGCATGGGAAAATTTTCAAGCGATCGCTCAGTGCTGGAATACGCCCGTGAAATCTGGGGGGTCGCCCCCCTGCAACCCCAAGAGTCATGA